From the genome of Triticum aestivum cultivar Chinese Spring chromosome 3B, IWGSC CS RefSeq v2.1, whole genome shotgun sequence, one region includes:
- the LOC123065597 gene encoding uncharacterized protein encodes MQEASSSSLPALSSAYQPLPSLYLGFLAIWAASGISWAFSSWRNRHFQANNLQWILALVPLIKALQMALSFLFWYSCVHLHTCSLWMSFGVYVTGILFQTASFVSFMLISHGYCIMYERLSIRERRTTAGLGCLLYLSLIGYKAAVPYFTGFLLMNYFASFYIIFRRTSQCLLVLREQLNFVEEEDIHSLHGTLNTKYTMFKRFQGTMQVAAVAFIMVYMRADDTPDNYWFRVLVREWVQFCIFMYIGWNFRIPEASLHLPVMPLMKSNWEIAMPPIYSVEMDAADFRGLVSDQWHVGVRTSHADACYSSQPLLVLVQNPSPKVSRAAVASGFS; translated from the exons ATGCAAGAGGCCTCGTCGTCTTCTCTCCCGGCGCTGAGCAGCGCCTACCAGCCTCTCCCGTCGCTCTACCTCGGCTTCCTGGCGATATGGGCGGCGTCGGGGATCTCCTGGGCCTTCAGCTCTTGGAGGAATCGGCACTTCCAG GCGAATAACCTTCAGTGGATCCTGGCCTTGGTTCCCCTGATCAAAGCTTTGCAAATGGCACTCTCGTTTCTGTTCTG GTACTCGTGCGTACACCTCCACACATGCTCGCTGTGGATGTCGTTCGGCGTGTACGTGACGGGGATCCTCTTCCAGACGGCCTCCTTCGTCTCCTTCATGCTCATCTCGCACGGCTACTGCATCATGTACGAGCGCCTCTCCATCCGGGAGAGACGCACGACTGCGGGGCTCGGATGCCTCCTCTACCTTAGCCTCATCGGCTATAAAGCCGCAGTCCCTTATTTCACC GGTTTTCTTCTGATGAACTACTTCGCGTCATTCTACATCATATTCCGCCGCACGTCGCAATGCCTGCTGGTTCTGCGCGAGCAGCTTAATTTCGTGGAGGAGGAAGACATCCATTCACTGCATGGGACACTCAACACCAAGTACACAATGTTTAA GAGATTTCAGGGTACAATGCAGGTGGCAGCAGTGGCATTCATCATG GTGTACATGAGGGCTGATGATACGCCGGATAACTACTGGTTCCGCGTGTTGGTACGCGAATGGGTGCAGTTCTGCATCTTCATGTACATTGG GTGGAACTTCAGGATCCCTGAAGCATCACTCCACCTGCCGGTCATGCCCCTGATGAAGTCAAACTGGGAGATTGCAATGCCACCCATTTACAGCGTG GAAATGGATGCAGCCGATTTCAGAGGGCTCGTCTCGGACCAATGGCATGTCGGAGTG AGGACATCTCATGCCGACGCGTGCTACTCTTCACAGCCGTTGCTGGTGCTAGTTCAGAATCCTAGCCCGAAGGTCTCCCGTGCCGCCGTAGCTTCAGGTTTCAGTTGA
- the LOC123065598 gene encoding syntaxin-related protein KNOLLE-like codes for MLSEYKDTVERRYYTLTGEVPEDEVIERIISEGRGEEIMSAAVAEHGKGAVLAALNEIQDRHDAAREVERSLLELHQVFLDMAVIVEAQGEKINDIAHHVSNARDYVHSGNKELGKAREHQRGSRKCLCIGIILLLLLILIVIVPIATSLRRS; via the coding sequence ATGTTGTCCGAGTACAAGGACACCGTCGAGCGACGCTACTACACGCTCACCGGGGAGGTCCCCGAGGACGAGGTCATCGAGCGCATCATCTCTGAGGGCCGCGGCGAGGAGATCATGAGCGCCGCAGTCGCCGAGCACGGCAAGGGCGCCGTGCTCGCCGCGCTCAACGAGATCCAGGACCGCCACGACGCCGCCAGGGAGGTGGAGCGCAGCCTCCTCGAGCTCCACCAGGTGTTCCTCGACATGGCCGTCATCGTGGAGGCGCAGGGGGAGAAGATCAACGACATCGCGCACCACGTGAGCAACGCCAGGGACTACGTCCACTCCGGCAACAAGGAGCTCGGCAAGGCCCGCGAGCACCAGCGCGGCAGCCGCAAGTGCCTCTGCATCGGCATCATCCTGCTGCTGCTCCtcatcctcatcgtcatcgtcCCCATCGCCACCAGCCTTAGGAGGTCATGA